The genomic interval CTATCGAGATTCTGAGAGAGGTCAGCCGGGTTCTCCAGTATCCGAGGATCAGGGAAAGGTTCAAACCGAGAGAGGAAAACATCAGGCGGTTCTTCAGGCTCATCTTCAGAAAAGCGATTATCACAAAAGACCTTTATTCCATTGACAGGATTACTGATGACCCATCAGATAACATCTTCCTCTCCTGTGCTATGGAAGCCAACGCCGATTACATCGTCTCAAGAGACCCGCACCTCAGAAACCTCAAACACTTCCACGGCATCAAGATCATCGATGTCAAGGCCTTTGTCGAGAGGGTGAGGAAGGGATAAATTAATTCAGCCTGTCCCCTTTTCGGTTCTGCTACTCCTATGGTCTCAAAGTCTGAGAGTATGTAGTTAAAAAGAGA from Nitrospirota bacterium carries:
- a CDS encoding putative toxin-antitoxin system toxin component, PIN family, translated to MQSKLRAVVDTNLFISGLFGKDTLSSTLQDLWVHREFELATSIEILREVSRVLQYPRIRERFKPREENIRRFFRLIFRKAIITKDLYSIDRITDDPSDNIFLSCAMEANADYIVSRDPHLRNLKHFHGIKIIDVKAFVERVRKG